One region of Cottoperca gobio chromosome 19, fCotGob3.1, whole genome shotgun sequence genomic DNA includes:
- the mki67 gene encoding proliferation marker protein Ki-67 isoform X2, which translates to MPLHGKIVVIKRTGGDGTEFPLTATCLFGRKPDCDIRIQLPQVSKEHCRIDFNENKEIVLTNLSSVNPTRVNGEALQQAERLKHGDVITIIDRSFRFEYPPAPTPKKRSSRGGKTETLKDQQVGDTVPTDAGEKRISEVCTDPHLKDGTNHENIQRSLDKTVVVESKQDDVPLPSKAAASPFNDLYQMIKKSLDVKTPRKSSASVLQTPTSRFCSPKPESVRKPVFCTEDKSSLKKEDVKVSPVAEDVKGDGPPASVPTQSRSFQTPSAEMATPAVEEAENAAKSDATSPQKRTRTPPKRFSAGEVSAQKPKSPVRRSKEPAATSPKTGLRKASPRNSGEVKETSRKRKSGDVVSNSPAPQMKKKRVSFGGTLCPELFDKRLPPNSPLRKGAAPRRSLCVPSDKLSLLRRASANGLLEEEFDGESPAKTRKSSAKNTSPKTPTPAKRSPKSRTPSPKAASPARGRAPTVGGTPGDLPPSVQGRFSVSRINTPSPNAEGADQVPLLPFAPKTTPRRKSTSQETPSVTKGVTKVMRKRSGFSRASMKVKHSWADIVRFGPTKPQLVAPVKKAVVKKTTKKTVSKPQTPVRQLVGHVSTGHADSPVTIVVGRAHKRLVQPTGAAPTLVPNIALLKKNMNMDEDLTGISQMLKSPAVERKRCVIDESCVAKTPVRGPSSCVVEPSVLNTPEEPGEMMVSPMTVKDRRYNSEAVQRLLDDDQSFVSDAPAAEIPSDDCSEQQSTDSKTTPTTPKQEPEQHESLTDVKVVCKTPRQEAEPLETPKAVEAGVEEDDVKVTVEAPELVQESEDRCDVKLMEEPLTEPAGHLETNEVEVQTPVDCDEDVAKELVFAPEEPRQDEPSDVMDVPQVELEKETNSNEVDAHMEEVRREHDYEESSDAVETVSQASVAETVSVEEPEVETVEEKDSEVETVEEKVSEVETVEEKVSEVDTVEEKDSEVEAVEEKVSEVDTVEEKDSEVDTVEEKDSEVEAVEEKVSEVEAVEEKVSEVDTVEEKDSEVDTVKEKDSEVEAVEEKVSEVEAVEEKDSEVDTVEEKDSEVDTVEEKDSEMDTVEEKDSEVDAVEEKVSEVEAVEEKVSEVETVEEKVSEEQPKHSEDTVVPAPVRARRVKKAEAAAPPAVRPTTTRGRNSKSQESLDVDLVIEKSAVLPAKVALKPKRGRNAKKASEDLQEVSTEIRSDQLEVVPSGSDESKSSDAMETVPQETVTESFPEVEAAEAAIVQKKAVRGKRAKLVESNTADVEVVEHSEDPVVPAPVRGRRGTKTEATAPPAVRLSTRGRNAKSQGNASDDKPELVAEKDVAATLMTEVSSDAAGDQTSSTKEKASAEEAVVKPVRGRKIKQKPVEPEVKEVVSDEPLATDAQPQKSVPAVGKPKRGRKTKADAVEEDEVVEDAVVAEETKQPSQPPVKAKRGRNAKQEEEKPESLETTDSQVPAKKIRRTRKVEQDLVEPREEEEVTEAPLVAEPVKVEEEATVAAKPRRGGRKAKQEPEIETPVESTEVQEVVGSTDKLKRGRKGKRVTEEVEVTAVVAEEEKNDAEGDAPVIKPSRARGARASASQATPAKRARRGAVLPLEETSEEATGLVSEPAATSVEPAKKGRRAAAKPKAADATVTSDQANPSEDSSSAVEKDTKTSKRSIKWKSDLEVVEIPKATPVKAIRGRKTKVDTESKTVSKDVDKTEEKDLSEKVAEAQPVKRARRGAKVADVTADEAESTSKVESAEVVPQLKTRRGRSAKK; encoded by the exons ATGCCTTTGCATGGAAAAATAGTGGTGATTAAGAGGACTGGAGGAGATGGGACTGAGTTTCCTCTTACTGCCACATGCTTATTTGGAAG GAAGCCTGATTGTGATATTCGTATTCAGCTTCCTCAAGTGTCCAAGGAGCATTGCAGAATTgactttaatgaaaataaagag ATCGTTTTGACAAATTTGAGCTCAGTGAATCCAACCCGTGTTAACGGAGAGGCTCTGCAGCAAGCTGAGCGTTTGAAGCACGGAGATGTGATAACTATTATTGACCGTTCTTTCAG GTTTGAGTACCCTCCAGCACCCACACCGAAGAAGAGGTCATCCAGAGGAGGCAAAACTGAAACCCTCAAA GATCAGCAAGTGGGCGACACGGTCCCCACTGACGCGGGAGAGAAAAGGATCTCTGAAGTGTGCACAG ACCCCCATCTGAAAGATGGAACCAACCATGAAAACATCCAGAGATCTCTGGATAAAACTGTGGTGGTGGAGTCCAAGCAGGATGACGTCCCGCTGCCAAGCAAGGCCGCCGCCTCCCCCTTCAACGATCTGTATCAAATGATCAAAAAGTCTCTGGATGTCAAGACCCCTCGGAAGTCTTCCGCCAGTGTGCTTCAAACACCCACCTCGAGGTTCTGCTCTCCAAAACCCGAGTCGGTCAGGAAGCCTGTCTTTTGCACAGAAGACAAAAGCTCTCTGAAGAAAGAGGACGTTAAAGTCTCTCCTGTGGCCGAGGACGTTAAGGGCGACGGGCCCCCGGCGTCTGTTCCGACGCAGAGCCGGTCCTTCCAGACTCCTTCCGCTGAGATGGCCACACCTGCAGTTGAAGAAGCCGAAAATGCCGCCAAGTCCGACGCGACCTCGCCCCAGAAGAGAACCCGTACCCCCCCCAAGAGGTTCTCTGCGGGTGAGGTTTCTGCTCAAAAGCCCAAATCACCTGTGAGACGAAGCAAAGAGCCGGCAGCGACCTCGCCCAAAACAGGTCTCCGAAAGGCATCACCGAGGAACTCTGGGGAAG TGAAAGAGACCTCCAGAAAACGCAAAAGTGGAGACGTTGTGTCCAACTCGCCCGCACCACAGATGAAGAAGAAACGCGTTTCCTTCGGCGGCACGCTGTGTCCGGAGTTATTTGACAAACGTCTGCCTCCTAACTCTCCGTTACGCAAAGGGGCCGCACCGCGGAGGAGCTTGTGCGTGCCGAGCGACAAGCTGTCGCTCCTTAGACGAGCATCCGCCAATGGCTTGCTAGAAGAG GAGTTTGATGGAGAGAGTCCTGCAAAAACGAGGAAGTCGAGTGCCAAAAATACTTCTCCCAAGACTCCGACGCCTGCGAAGAGATCTCCAAAATCCAGGACTCCCTCTCCCAAGGCTGCATCTCCCGCCAGAGGAAGAGCTCCCACAGTTGGTGGAACACCAGGAGACCTGCCCCCCAGTGTACAAGGGCGCTTCTCTGTGTCGCGCATCAACACACCATCTCCAAATGCAGAAGGTGCCGACCAGGTGCCTTTACTCCCCTTTGCTCCTAAAACAACCCCGAGGAGGAAGAGCACCTCACAGGAGACGCCCAGTGTGACCAAGGGCGTCACAAAAGTAATGCGCAAGAGAAGTGGCTTTTCCCGGGCGTCTATGAAAG TCAAACATTCCTGGGCAGACATTGTGAGATTTGGGCCGACGAAGCCTCAACTGGTTGCTCCGGTTAAGAAAGCGGTCGTCAAAAAGACAACGAAGAAGACCGTGTCCAAACCACAG ACGCCTGTAAGACAACTCGTGGGCCATGTGAGCACTGGACACGCAGACTCACCGGTTACCATCGTGGTGGGCAGAGCTCACAAACGGCTTGTTCAGCCAACTGGTGCTGCACCGACACTGGTCCCCAACATCGCGCTCCTTAAGAAGAACATGAACATGGACGAGGACTTGACTG gaATTTCCCAAATGTTAAAAAGCCCTGCCGTGGAAAGGAAGAGATGTGTAATCGATGAGAGCTGTGTCGCAAAGACACCCGTGAGAGGTCCGAGCTCATGTGTGGTAGAACCGTCCGTGCTGAACACACCAGAGGAGCCAG GTGAGATGATGGTGTCTCCAATGACCGTAAAAGACAGAAGATACAACAGCGAGGCCGTCCAACGCCTCCTCGACGATGACCAGAGCTTCGTCAGTGACGCGCCTGCAGCGGAGATTCCCTCCGATGACTGTAGCGAGCAGCAGAGCACGGATTCTAAGACGACCCCAACTACGCCCAAACAGGAGCCTGAACAACACGAGAGCCTCACCGACGTTAAGGTCGTTTGTAAGACTCCACGACAGGAAGCTGAACCTCTGGAAACTCCTAAAGCTGTAGAGGCCGGTGTGGAGGAGGATGATGTTAAGGTCACTGTGGAGGCGCCAGAGCTCGTGCAAGAATCTGAAGACCGGTGTGACGTGAAGCTGATGGAGGAGCCACTGACTGAACCCGCAGGACACCTGGAGACTAATGAG gTTGAGGTTCAAACGCCTGTGGATTGTGATGAAGACGTCGCTAAAG AACTAGTGTTTGCCCCCGAGGAGCCACGACAGGATGAGCCATCAGACGTCATGGATGTTCCCCAAGTTGAACTAGAAAAAG AAACAAACTCAAATGAAGTTGATGCCCACATGGAGGAGGTGCGACGCGAACACGATTATGAGGAATCATCAGACGCCGTCGAAACTGTCTCTCAAGCATCTGTGGCTGAGACCGTGTCTGTGGAAGAACCCGAAGTGGAGACCGTAGAGGAGAAGGATTCTGAAGTGGAGACCGTCGAGGAGAAGGTTTCTGAAGTGGAGACCGTCGAGGAGAAGGTTTCTGAAGTGGACACCGTCGAGGAGAAGGATTCTGAAGTGGAGGCCGTAGAGGAGAAGGTTTCTGAAGTGGACACCGTCGAGGAGAAGGATTCTGAAGTGGACACCGTCGAGGAGAAGGATTCTGAAGTGGAGGCCGTAGAGGAGAAGGTTTCTGAAGTGGAGGCCGTAGAGGAGAAGGTTTCTGAAGTGGACACCGTCGAGGAGAAGGATTCTGAAGTGGACACCGTCAAGGAGAAGGATTCTGAAGTGGAGGCCGTAGAGGAGAAGGTTTCTGAAGTGGAGGCCGTCGAGGAGAAGGATTCTGAAGTGGACACCGTCGAGGAGAAGGATTCTGAAGTGGACACCGTCGAGGAGAAGGATTCTGAAATGGACACCGTCGAGGAGAAGGATTCTGAAGTGGACGCCGTAGAGGAGAAGGTTTCTGAAGTGGAGGCCGTAGAGGAGAAGGTTTCTGAAGTGGAGACCGTAGAGGAGAAGGTTTCTGAAGAACAACCCAAACACTCTGAAGATACTGTCGTCCCTGCGCCAGTCAGAGCAAGAAGAGTGAAGAAAGCTGAAGCTGCAGCACCGCCCGCTGTTAGACCAACGACAACAAGAGGCAGAAATTCAAAGTCTCAAGAGAGCCTGGATGTTGATCTTGTAATTGAGAAGAGTGCTGTCCTGCCTGCCAAAGTTGCCCTTAAGCctaaaagaggaagaaatgcCAAAAAAGCTTCTGAAGATCTCCAAGAGGTTTCCACTGAAATCCGCAGTGACCAGCTGGAGGTGGTGCCCAGTGGAAGTGATGAAAGTAAATCCTCCGATGCCATGGAAACTGTTCCCCAGGAGACAGTAACTGAGAGTTTCCCTGAAGTCGAGGCAGCAGAAGCAGCCATCGTTCAGAAGAAAGCAGTTCGTGGCAAAAGGGCAAAACTGGTGGAGTCGAACACCGCTGATGTGGAGGTTGTAGAGCACTCTGAAGATCCCGTTGTCCCAGCTCCagtcagaggaagaagagggacgAAAACTGAAGCTACAGCACCACCCGCTGTTAGACTATCGACAAGAGGCAGAAATGCAAAGTCTCAAGGAAACGCCAGTGATGATAAACCTGAACTGGTTGCAGAGAAAGATGTGGCAGCAACACTGATGACTGAGGTTTCCAGTGACGCTGCGGGTGACCAGACGTCTTCAACCAAAGAGAAGGCTTCTGCAGAGGAAGCTGTCGTGAAGCCCGTCAGAGGGAGAAAAATTAAGCAAAAGCCTGTTGAGCCAGAGGTGAAAGAAGTTGTGAGTGACGAGCCTCTCGCGACAGATGCTCAACCTCAAAAGTCCGTTCCTGCTGTTGGAAAACCcaaaagagggaggaagacaaaAGCTGACGCCGTTGAAGAAGATGAGGTGGTGGAAGACGCAGTTGTCGCTGAGGAGACCAAGCAGCCGTCTCAGCCTCCTGTCAAGGCAAAGAGGGGAAGAAATgccaaacaggaagaagaaaagccTGAGTCACTCGAGACTACCGACTCCCAGGTGCCGGCTAAAAAAATAAGGAGAACCAGGAAGGTGGAGCAAGACCTCGTTGAaccaagagaagaagaagaagtcactGAAGCTCCACTTGTTGCTGAACCAGTGAAGGTGGAGGAAGAGGCGACCGTGGCTGCAAAACCCAGGAGAGGAGGGCGCAAAGCAAAACAAGAGCCTGAGATTGAAACGCCCGTCGAATCCACTGAGGTCCAAGAGGTCGTCGGCTCCACAGACAAACTCAAACGGGGTAGGAAAGGAAAACGAGTTACTGAAGAGGTTGAAGTCACCGCTGTAgtagcagaggaggagaagaacgaTGCAGAGGGCGACGCTCCAGTCATTAAACCAAGCAGGGCCAGGGGGGCGAGAGCTTCTGCTTCACAAGCCACTCCGGCCAAAAGAGCCCGTCGAGGTGCCGTTCTTCCCCTTGAGGAGACCAGTGAAGAAGCCACAGGCCTGGTTTCAGAGCCTGCAGCAACTTCAGTAGAGCCAGCCAAGAAGGGAAGACGTGCGGCAGCAAAGCCCAAAGCAGCCGACGCCACGGTGACCAGTGACCAAGCAAATCCCAGTGAAGATTCAAGCAGCGCTGttgagaaagacacaaaaacatccaaaagatCCATCAAGTGGAAATCTGACTTGGAAGTCGTTGAGATTCCAAAAGCAACACCCGTAAAGGCGATTCGAGGCAGGAAGACCAAAGTCGACACTGAAAGCAAAACTGTGTCAAAGGATGTCGACAAAACTGAAGAGAAGGATCTCTCAGAGAAAGTTGCTGAAGCTCAGCCCGTCAAGAGAGCCAGGCGAGGGGCAAAGGTCGCTGACGTAACCGCCGACGAAGCAGAGTCCACAAGCAAGGTGGAAAGTGCTGAGGTCGTCCCACAGCTGAAAACCCGTAGAGGAAGATCCgcaaagaaataa